The following are encoded in a window of Ruminiclostridium herbifermentans genomic DNA:
- a CDS encoding M6 family metalloprotease domain-containing protein produces MKGIVKKALVSTIFTCIISFLGSGVYAAPYVDRIIEFKQPDNSVVEVKVTGDEYYQHVESPDGYTLCRDPETGWICYADLNSDQTELVSSGEIYRGVNNAIQQSAPKEVKSEAIQDSNEGRRQKHLEIKPELIAEKRNKVRNELFPKEDIKNNITQRSSPNLSSASFQAAPLQGNVIGLTILINFPDVSSSISKTDIDNMFNKVGYTGYGNNGSIRDYFYDVSGGKLNYTNTITGFYMAKKPKSYYDSGADYSRALELAYEALSWLDSTGFNFATLTTNSQKYVLAVNFLYAGDIAQNWGKGIWPHQGWLPYVFNADGVKVQMYQMSEIGRDLSIYTICHENGHLVCDYPDLYDYDGDSAGCGNYSLMSGSVNYKNPAPPDPFCRNIISGWNSTVSLNSYPKGSTINAESDPLATHTVYKWSGSNANEYFLIENIKKAGRYSNMPDEGLLIWHIDEKGINDYNQMTASRHYQVSVEQADGLFQLEKNINLGRAGDLFRAGYKTAFDDTTTPNSKWWNGTSSGLKISNIGPVGTTLTFTLDSGTAAVNTAPVVDAGANCAFTLPSSIKLSGKASDDGLPGGSSLTTTWSLESGPGTATFENAKALKTNVTVSVEGTYVFKLTASDGVLSSSDTVTIKVNPAGTLPLIAHYNFDETSGTTVNDSSGLNYTAKLNGGAVWAEGQNGNAVSLDGKNGYVSIPTGILSNVNEVTISTWVKLNSLTQWSRIWDFGIDTNSYMFLTPQSDQNKLKFAISINSYNNEEQINAPEIETGVWKHITVTLSGNTGILYVDGVEVARNDKMTLNPTSIGSTTQNYIGKSQFDHDPYLNGIVDDFKIFNKALNADEVKALFDSKQGIYIYGDVNGDGEVDAIDFAVMKKYLLGDESAMQSKDWQITGDLNKDGTIDAIDIANMKKFLLGIIEELPVN; encoded by the coding sequence TTGAAAGGAATAGTTAAAAAGGCTTTAGTGTCAACCATTTTTACTTGTATTATTTCGTTTTTAGGTTCAGGGGTATATGCTGCACCTTACGTTGATAGGATTATTGAATTTAAACAGCCTGATAATTCTGTAGTTGAAGTTAAGGTAACAGGTGATGAATACTATCAACATGTTGAAAGTCCAGATGGCTATACCCTTTGTCGTGATCCTGAAACAGGATGGATTTGCTATGCAGACTTAAATAGCGATCAAACCGAACTTGTTTCGTCAGGGGAAATCTATAGGGGAGTAAACAATGCAATCCAACAAAGTGCTCCTAAAGAAGTAAAAAGTGAAGCTATTCAAGACTCAAATGAAGGCAGACGCCAAAAACATTTGGAAATAAAACCTGAATTAATTGCTGAAAAAAGAAATAAAGTAAGGAACGAGCTTTTCCCAAAGGAAGATATAAAGAACAATATAACACAAAGAAGCAGTCCTAATTTATCGTCAGCTTCTTTTCAAGCGGCTCCTCTGCAAGGAAATGTTATCGGACTTACAATATTGATTAATTTCCCAGATGTATCAAGCAGCATTTCTAAGACAGATATTGATAACATGTTCAATAAGGTTGGATACACTGGATATGGAAATAATGGCTCCATTAGAGACTACTTTTATGATGTTTCTGGTGGAAAGCTAAATTATACAAATACTATAACAGGCTTTTATATGGCAAAGAAACCTAAATCCTATTACGATTCAGGTGCAGACTATAGCAGAGCTCTTGAACTTGCATATGAAGCTTTGTCATGGCTGGATTCTACAGGTTTTAACTTTGCAACATTAACAACTAATTCACAAAAGTATGTACTTGCTGTAAATTTCTTATATGCAGGTGATATTGCACAGAATTGGGGTAAAGGAATATGGCCGCATCAGGGCTGGCTTCCATATGTGTTCAATGCTGATGGAGTAAAGGTTCAAATGTATCAAATGTCAGAGATAGGAAGGGATTTGTCAATTTATACAATTTGTCATGAAAATGGACATTTAGTTTGCGACTATCCTGATTTATATGATTATGATGGTGATTCGGCTGGGTGTGGAAACTATTCACTTATGAGCGGTTCTGTAAATTACAAAAATCCTGCGCCTCCTGACCCATTTTGCAGGAATATTATTAGTGGATGGAATAGTACTGTAAGTTTGAATAGTTATCCTAAAGGTTCTACTATTAATGCAGAGTCAGATCCTTTGGCGACACATACAGTATATAAATGGAGTGGCAGTAATGCAAATGAATATTTTCTTATAGAAAATATCAAGAAGGCAGGAAGATACAGCAATATGCCTGATGAAGGTCTGCTAATTTGGCATATAGACGAGAAAGGAATAAACGACTATAACCAAATGACAGCTTCAAGACATTATCAAGTATCGGTAGAACAGGCAGATGGTCTTTTCCAATTAGAAAAAAATATAAACTTGGGCAGGGCAGGTGATTTATTCCGTGCCGGATATAAGACTGCTTTTGATGATACAACTACACCTAATTCAAAGTGGTGGAATGGAACATCCTCAGGATTAAAAATTTCTAATATTGGTCCTGTAGGAACAACTTTGACATTTACTTTGGATAGCGGAACAGCTGCTGTAAATACTGCACCTGTTGTTGATGCAGGGGCCAATTGTGCATTTACGTTACCTTCCAGCATAAAACTCAGCGGAAAGGCTAGCGACGATGGGTTGCCAGGTGGTTCTAGTTTAACTACAACATGGAGTTTGGAAAGCGGACCAGGCACGGCTACATTTGAGAATGCAAAAGCGCTAAAAACTAATGTTACAGTATCAGTGGAAGGTACTTATGTGTTTAAGCTTACAGCAAGTGATGGAGTATTGTCATCCTCAGATACAGTTACAATAAAAGTAAATCCAGCAGGTACACTTCCATTAATAGCACATTATAATTTTGATGAAACAAGCGGAACAACTGTTAATGACTCTTCCGGATTAAATTATACTGCAAAACTAAATGGAGGAGCAGTGTGGGCAGAGGGACAAAACGGAAATGCTGTTTCTTTAGATGGAAAAAATGGCTACGTAAGCATTCCAACTGGAATATTGAGCAATGTAAACGAAGTTACAATTTCTACATGGGTAAAATTGAATAGTTTAACTCAATGGTCTAGGATATGGGATTTTGGAATAGATACAAATTCATATATGTTCTTAACGCCTCAAAGCGACCAAAATAAACTAAAATTTGCAATTAGTATAAACAGCTATAATAATGAGGAACAAATAAATGCACCTGAAATAGAGACAGGTGTCTGGAAGCATATAACCGTTACACTTTCAGGGAATACAGGTATTCTATACGTGGATGGTGTAGAAGTTGCTAGGAACGATAAAATGACATTGAATCCTACAAGTATAGGAAGCACAACCCAAAACTATATAGGAAAATCTCAGTTTGACCATGATCCATATCTGAATGGTATTGTTGATGATTTTAAAATTTTCAATAAGGCTTTAAATGCTGATGAAGTGAAAGCATTATTTGACAGTAAGCAAGGTATATACATATATGGAGATGTTAATGGCGATGGTGAAGTGGATGCAATTGATTTTGCAGTAATGAAAAAATATCTCCTTGGAGATGAGAGTGCTATGCAAAGCAAGGACTGGCAAATAACCGGAGATTTGAACAAGGATGGCACTATAGACGCTATTGACATTGCTAATATGAAAAAATTCCTTTTAGGAATAATTGAAGAACTTCCAGTAAACTAA